In Nicotiana tabacum cultivar K326 chromosome 21, ASM71507v2, whole genome shotgun sequence, one DNA window encodes the following:
- the LOC107770720 gene encoding LOW QUALITY PROTEIN: homogentisate 1,2-dioxygenase-like (The sequence of the model RefSeq protein was modified relative to this genomic sequence to represent the inferred CDS: deleted 2 bases in 1 codon) codes for MECKDSSITSHCCNKFPSDLEYQSGFGNHFSSEAIVGALPQGQNSPLICPFGLYAEQISGTSFTSPRKLNQRSWLYRIKLSVTHEPFRPRLPRHEKLVSEFDQSNSSATPTQLRWKPVEIPETPTDFIDGLYTICGAGSSYLRHGFAIHMYTANKSMENCAFCNADGDFLIVPQQGRLWITTECGRLQVSPGEIVILPQGFRFSVDLPDGPSRGYVAEIFGTHLQLPDLGPIGANGLAAPRDFLVPVAWYEDGSQPGYTIVQKYGGELFTAKQDFSPFNVVAWHGNYVPYKYDLSKFCPYNTVLIDHSDPSINTVLTAPTDKPGVALLDFVIFPPRWLVAEHTFRPPYYHRNCMSEFMGLIYGGYEAKADGFHPGGASLHSCMTPHGPDTKTYEATIALGNEAGPHKIADTMAFMFESCLIPRVCPWALESPFMDHDYYQCWIGLKSHFSGLSMKEDNINFQNGKPVERKWKMLIVQLASVVL; via the exons ATGGAGTGCAAAGATAGCAGTATCACTTCCCACTGTTGTAACAAATTTCCCTCTGATTTGGAGTACCAATCAGGATTCGGGAATCACTTCTCATCTGAAGCTATAGTTGGAGCTCTACCTCAAGGTCAAAACAGTCCTCTTATTTGCCCCTTTGGCCTTTATGCTGAGCAGATCTCTGGCACCTCTTTTACTTCCCCTCGCAAACTTAACCAACGCAG TTGGCTATATCGTATTAAGCTATCAGTTACACATGAACCATTTAGACCAAGACTACCAAGACATGAAAAGCTTGTGAGTGAGTTCGACCAGTCAAACAGTTCTGCCACACCAACTCAACTAAGGTGGAAGCCGGTGGAGATACCAGAAACACCAACAGATTTCATTGATGGTTTGTACACGATATGCGGGGCTGGCAGCTCATATCTCCGGCATGGTTTTGCAATTCACAT GTACACTGCCAACAAATCAATGGAGAACTGTGCCTTCTGCAATGCCGATGGTGATTTTCTGATTGTTCCTCAACAAGGAA GGCTGTGGATTACAACTGAATGCGGAAGATTGCAGGTTTCTCCTGGTGAAATAGTGATTTTGCCTCAAGGATTTCGATTTTCTGTTGACCTTCCAGATGGACCTTCACGTGGTTACGTTGCTGAAATTTTTGGAACTCATCTTCAACTTCCTGATCTGGGGCCAATAG GTGCAAATGGTCTGGCTGCTCCGAGGGATTTTCTTGTTCCTGTTGCCTGGTATGAAGATGGCTCCCAGCCAGGTTACACTATTGTGCAGAAGTATGGTGGTGAACTCTTCACTGCGAAGCAAGACTTTTCTCCTTTTAATGTGGTCGCTTGGCATGGCAATTATGTTCCTTATAAG TATGATTTAAGCAAGTTCTGCCCTTACAATACTGTACTGATTGACCACAGTGATCCTTCAATAAATACAG TTTTGACAGCACCAACGGATAAACCTGGTGTGGCATTACTTGACTTTGTCATTTTTCCTCCCCGGTGGTTGGTTGCTGAACACACCTTCCGTCCTCCATATTATCATCGCAATTGTATGAGCGAATTTATGGGTCTAATCTATGGGGGTTACGAG GCAAAAGCTGATGGTTTTCACCCTGGTGGGGCTAGCCTTCATAGCTGCATGACTCCTCATGGTCCCGATACCAAAACGTATGAG GCTACTATTGCACTTGGAAATGAAGCTGGTCCACATAAAATAGCTGATACAATGGCTTTTATGTTCGAGTCTTGTCTAATACCCCGAGTCTGTCCGTGGGCACTTGAATCTCCATTTATGGATCATGATTATTATCAATGCTGGATCGGCTTGAAGTCTCACTTCTCAGGACTATCCATGAAAGAAGACAACATCAATTTTCAGAATGGAAAACCAGTGGAAAGG AAATGGAAGATGCTAATTGTTCAGCTAGCTTCTGTAGTTCTATAA